Proteins encoded together in one Plasmodium cynomolgi strain B DNA, chromosome 9, whole genome shotgun sequence window:
- a CDS encoding heat shock factor binding protein 1 containing protein (putative), protein MDSKSDDIEMYVENMLNELKGKMQNLSNNLLSKVDNMEKSLDELEHTMLSFSNKSDG, encoded by the coding sequence ATGGATTCCAAGTCGGACGACATAGAAATGTACGTAGAAAATATGCTTAATGAactgaaggggaaaatgcaaaacttGTCAAACAATTTGCTCAGCAAGGTGGACAACATGGAGAAGTCCCTCGATGAGTTGGAGCACACCATGTTAAGTTTTTCGAACAAGTCGGACGG
- a CDS encoding DHHC zinc finger (putative) produces the protein MNKRIFAFRDDTKSKDADEFVRKNGFTLPLQIFQVMSFIIFLVIVALIICISAFSPSSVFIIFYVFFAILITTILVLSYIVTTINPVDPLSFKYTNTQINQEEIKNLYECDICGFVEPQSKHCKVCNKCVSVFDHHCMWVNNCIGKKNYKYFVGLLSALSVFNCVVFLFCIVFFAISIKHDLIKDRWKYLYGSYNDILFYLMLCSLFVLNAVVFVLVIQLFGLHIFLISKKMTTYEYIVNRSHSEEEQKVGIRTFFEWLIIDKKRLRKSHSENQARRSSLKRRVAPPFSDVCDIEIQDIERVMSLKS, from the exons ATGAATAAGCGAATCTTCGCCTTCCGAGATGACACCAAGTCCAAAGATGCCGACGAGTTCGTCcggaaaaatgggttcacTCTACCTCTGCAGATTTTCCAAGTCATGTCCTTCATCATATTCCTAGTCATCGTGGCGTTAATTATTTGCATTTCCGCCTTCAGCCCGAGCAGcgtttttatcattttctacGTGTTCTTTGCCATTTTAATTACTACCATTTTGGTCCTCTCCTACATCGTCACCACCATCAACCCCGTTGACCCCCTATCATTTAAGTACACGAATACACAAATCAACCAGGAAGAAATTAAGAACCTATACGAGTGTGACATATGTGGCTTTGTAGAACCACAGAGCAAGCATTGCAAAGTTTGCAATAAATGTGTGTCCGTTTTTGACCACCACTGCATGTGGGTGAATAACTGcattgggaagaaaaactatAA ATATTTCGTAGGTCTCCTCTCCGCTCTCAGTGTGTTCAACTGTGTCGTCTTTCTCTTCTGCATCGTCTTCTTTGCCATTTCTATAAAGCATGATCTCATAAAGGACCGATGGAAATAC ttaTACGGGTCTTACAACGACATTTTATTCTACCTAATGCTGTGTTCCCTCTTTGTCCTGAACGCAGTAGTTTTTGTACTCGTCATACAACTCTTCGGCCTccacatttttctcatttcgaAGAAAATGACGACATACGAGTACATCGTCAACCGGTCTCAC TCCGAAGAAGAACAGAAGGTGGGCATTCGGACCTTCTTCGAGTGGCTAATCATAGACAAGAA ACGCCTGCGGAAGTCGCACAGCGAAAATCAGGCAAGGCGCAGTTCATTAAAAAGGAGGGTCGCTCCTCCCTTCAGCGACGTCTGC GACATCGAAATCCAGGACATTGAAAGAGTCATGTCTTTAAAAAGTTAG
- a CDS encoding liver stage antigen (putative) gives SFWSFIKSKKNDDNESKPTVAHLGEENKFYFNKELKRWVIRGEEDKVENEQKVTAPPKMSTLQNASQGYRSLMQQNKTRSARTIYAEIPGLKTIKKKSTNMQGGIVSPYMMDSAKNELSSNTTDENRSEPFGSNMFIPCVKVQEKIHQGGKSPLGNNANDAELEANPKLRGKEEGEVIKGPVDDDTGMDNKKTHIIPSGVSQMKKDSGDTLKQLNGKDSKQESNIPSVEKSMFIPKVHMENEFKSNLSRESFLNSNRSNDRAGSIHDSYAGNGVSSDSIPKGHELKGGIDNFKPPSGVNIPPKEVRSDHMASSIKREDRSSSFYGDMGLGFNEAKGTTPPLSRGPPPVAPPMRGPPPPGGAVKPVYFERPERGGTKFATMPNGTYNGREMEGPQTRVPIVGANGRDSWAKSNDDIARSIPVRPPPNMYPTKKIAEEDEKMVANRVSEQNEKTLSMSGNVQGNLFPQKEKELIEHFLSALNKSLTKEDEDFKYRLKLETEKLHSIVEKGSDLDTLYRKLSQLKSIKEESEDTEVLIASHVDEGGSTTQGREEAEAEEQSKLNNIVHLINSKNEKIKREMEIFMSSYNELRKGKMKNEEIIRLYKKREKKNLHILKEMEEKERRRSASFKKKEKKYQEEILEGKKNLQLEITNREQELERVMREQEVSLRMKEEELETLKGKEAALKEELKKVESEAEKKVSILKDEFEMRRAKEMEELGNEQREVTKGAMEEEVRGELRSELKDEVIGELRSELKEEVIGELRSELKEEVIGELRSELKEEVIGELRSEMKDEVIGELRSELKDEAAGDLEKAKKLAEDNFNSKLEKYKEKMEENKNDFINNLIIEKNGEVEALRCQLEKMKNEEISQLKEEQQRALNENMEQMRQSLLEEHQQHMEELKRECESQKSREIEALRGEVSRREEELETMGQELMDERERLARVEKQLSEEQEEKLAQLENSHEEKLAQLENSHEEKLAQLENSHEEKLAQLENSHEEKLAQLENSHEEKLAQLENSHEEKLAQLHGEIDRLHSEMNQMAKEKRHLELNVALLKEEKENAMNRNQNLEDNLKNNEEIHNRRVNLLQEQKDKLEKEIKEIIQNRRKESEQIREKFAELLQAEINRIKKESEQKVHTYVKQYEEMSEEYETKKKEFSDLLEKANSNNKDLNKKYEENIIKINEYEGMIKMLENQTEQMVRNKIEELNEEFEKKKEIFEKEKKQLLQNCAQLEENHKKIKQQLENEINLALQENEQNIVRITSTYESRVHEMEKRCEVLMTQCSELKMKNDEMMENFCKEKAQRERSLERLSSANDELTTQNDQLTTKNDQLTTQNDQLTTQNDQLTTQNDQLATQNDQLTTQNDQLSDNLNEVKNELSTLQGKYEQVASQNAHLKSSEKEQKKLSHRLSDLKNINRDLIRVTEKERELNVKNVNIIKSLQAQIKEQTNLYKEYTDELKDEIEKLKRVTESESNSSLSQLFNENKKLKLQNEVITTKSETMSAALDSLTKRLSFIEASIRDKDYGQEVIRRADELQ, from the exons TCGTTCTGGAGTTTCATCAAATCGAAGAAAAATGACGACAACGAGTCCAAGCCGACCGTGGCCCACCTGGGAGAGGAGAACAAATTTTACTTCAACAAGGAGCTGAAGCGATGGGTGATAAGGGGCGAGGAAGACAAAGTGGAGAATGAGCAGAAGGTGACagccccccccaaaatgagCACTTTGCAAAACGCCAGCCAGGGCTACCGCTCCCTGATGCAGCAGAA CAAAACGAGGAGTGCCCGCACCATTTACGCAGAAATCCCTGGATTAAAAACTATTAAGAAGAAGAGCACAAATATGCAAGGAGGAATTGTGTCCCCTTATATGATGGATTCAGCCAAGAACGAATTAAGTAGCAACACGACTGATGAAAATCGATCAGAGCCATTTGGCTCGAACATGTTCATACCTTGTGTGAAAGTTCAAGAGAAAATACACCAAGGTGGGAAGTCCCCTTTGGGAAATAATGCAAATGACGCTGAATTGGAAGCTAACCCTAAATTGAGGGgcaaagaagaaggggaagttATTAAGGGCCCTGTGGATGACGATACGGGTATGGATAACAAAAAGACACACATCATCCCCAGTGGGGTCAgccaaatgaaaaaggataGTGGTGACACATTGAAGCAACTAAATGGAAAGGATTCAAAACAGGAGAGTAACATACCTAGTGTAGAAAAAAGTATGTTCATCCCAAAGGTACACATGGAAAACGAATTCAAGAGTAACCTTTCCAGGGAGAGCTTTCTTAACTCAAATAGGAGTAACGACAGGGCAGGATCCATACACGACAGTTACGCGGGAAATGGAGTGTCTAGTGATAGCATCCCTAAGGGGCACGAACTGAAAGGAGGCATAGACAATTTTAAGCCTCCAAGTGGGGTTAACATACCACCTAAGGAAGTGCGAAGTGATCATATGGCTAGCTCGATTAAGAGGGAGGATCGAAGCAGCAGTTTTTATGGTGACatgggtttagggtttaatGAAGCAAAGGGAACAACTCCTCCGTTGAGTAGGGGGCCTCCACCAGTGGCACCCCCTATGAGAGGTCCCCCTCCTCCAGGAGGTGCTGTGAAGCCGGTTTACTTTGAACGGCCGGAGCGCGGGGGCACAAAATTCGCGACCATGCCGAATGGCACTTACAACGGGCGCGAAATGGAAGGCCCCCAAACGAGAGTCCCGATTGTGGGAGCAAATGGGAGGGATTCCTGGGCGAAGAGTAACGATGATATCGCGAGAAGTATCCCAGTTAGACCTCCCCCTAATATGTATCCAACCAAAAAGATagcagaagaagatgaaaaaatggttGCAAATCGGGTGagcgaacaaaatgaaaagaccCTTTCCATGAGTGGCAACGTCCAAGGAAATTTATTCCCtcagaaggaaaaggagctaattgagcattttttaagtgcacTAAATAAAAGCTTAACAAAGGAAGACGAAGATTTTAAGTATCGGCTAAAGTTAGAAACGGAGAAACTTCACTCGATTgtagaaaaaggaagcgatTTGGACACTCTGTATAGGAAACTGAGTCAGTTGAAGAGTATAAAAGAGGAGAGTGAAGATACAGAAGTACTAATCGCGTCGCACGTAGATGAGGGGGGTAGTACCACCCAAGGGAGAGAAGAAGCCGAGGCGGAGGAACAATCTAAACTGAACAATATTGTACACTTAATAAacagtaaaaatgaaaaaattaaaagagagatggaaatatttatgaGTTCTTACAACGAGttgagaaagggaaaaatgaaaaacgaagaaatcATTCggttgtacaaaaaaagggaaaaaaaaaatctgcacaTCTTAAAGGAgatggaagaaaaggagagaagaaggagtgcctcttttaaaaagaaggaaaaaaaataccaagaGGAGATCttagagggaaaaaaaaatctccagCTGGAAATTACAAATCGTGAACAAGAGTTGGAGAGAGTGATGAGGGAGCAGGAGGTGTCTCTAAGgatgaaggaagaagaattgGAAACGCtgaaggggaaggaagcTGCACTGAAGGAGGAGCTGAAGAAAGTCGAGTCCGAAGCGGAGAAAAAGGTATCCATTCTGAAGGACGAATTCGAAATGAGGAGGGCCAAAGAGATGGAGGAGCTGGGCAACGAGCAGAGGGAAGTGACGAAGGGCGCaatggaggaggaggtgaGGGGCGAGTTGCGAAGTGAACTGAAGGACGAAGTGATAGGAGAGCTACGATCCGAactgaaggaagaagtgatAGGTGAGCTACGATCCGAactgaaggaagaagtgatAGGAGAGCTACGATCCGAactgaaggaagaagtgatAGGAGAGCTACGATCCGAAATGAAGGACGAAGTGATAGGAGAGCTACGATCCGAACTGAAGGACGAAGCGGCGGGTGACTTGGAAAAGGCGAAGAAACTCGCGGAGGACAACTTCAACAGCAAGCTAGAAAagtataaagaaaaaatggaggaaaataaaaatgatttcaTTAACAATCTTATCATTGAGAAAAACGGCGAGGTGGAGGCTTTGCGGTGCCAgctggagaaaatgaaaaacgagGAGATTTCCCAATTGAAGGAGGAACAGCAGAGGGCACTGAACGAGAACATGGAGCAGATGCGGCAGAGCCTGTTGGAGGAGCACCAGCAGCACATGGAGGAGCTCAAGCGGGAGTGCGAGTCGCAGAAGAGTAGAGAAATCGAGGCGCTGCGCGGTGAAGTGAGCAGGAGGGAGGAGGAGCTGGAGACCATGGGCCAGGAATTAATGGACGAAAGGGAGAGGCTAGCCCGGGTAGAGAAACAGCTGAGcgaggagcaggaggagaagctaGCCCAGCTGGAAAACTCGCATGAGGAGAAGCTAGCCCAGCTGGAGAACTCGCATGAGGAGAAGTTGGCCCAGCTGGAAAACTCGCATGAGGAGAAGCTAGCCCAGCTGGAGAATTCGCACGAGGAGAAGCTAGCCCAGCTGGAGAATTCACACGAGGAGAAGCTAGCCCAGCTGGAGAACTCGCATGAGGAGAAGCTAGCCCAGCTGCACGGAGAGATCGATCGGCTGCACAGCGAAATGAACCAAATGGCGAAGGAAAAGAGGCATCTAGAACTAAACGTTGCACTgctgaaggaggaaaaagaaaacgccATGAACAGGAATCAAAACCTAGAAGATAATCTAAAgaataatgaagaaatacaCAATAGAAGGGTTAATCTGCTCCAGGAACAAAAAGACAAACtggagaaggaaataaaagaaataatacaaaacagGAGAAAAGAATCCGAACAAATTagagaaaaatttgcagAGCTTTTACAAGCAGAGATTAAtagaattaaaaaggagtCTGAACAAAAGGTGCACACGTATGTGAAGCAATACGAAGAAATGAGCGAAGAGTATGagacgaagaaaaaggaatttaGTGACCTGCTGGAGAAAGCAAACAGCAATAATAAAGACTTGAACAAGAAATacgaagaaaatataatcaaaataaatgagtaTGAAGGAATGATTAAGATGCTAGAGAATCAGACAGAGCAAATGGTACGAAACAAAATCGAAGAACTAAATGAAGAAtttgaaaagaagaaagaaattttcgaaaaggagaaaaaacaattacTACAGAATTGTGCACAACTTGAAGAGAATCACAAGAAAATCAAACAGCAGCTGGAGAATGAAATTAATTTGGCCTTACaagaaaatgaacagaatatTGTCCGCATTACCAGTACATACGAGTCCAGGGTGCACGAGATGGAGAAGCGCTGTGAGGTGTTAATGACTCAGTGCAGCGAgctcaaaatgaagaacgaCGAAATGATGGAGAACTTCTGCAAGGAGAAGGCGCAGAGGGAGCGCAGCCTGGAACGTCTGAGCAGCGCCAACGATGAGTTGACCACCCAGAATGATCAGCTGACCACCAAGAATGATCAGCTGACAACCCAGAATGATCAGCTGACCACCCAGAATGACCAGCTAACCACCCAGAATGACCAGCTAGCCACCCAGAATGACCAGTTGACCACCCAGAATGACCAACTAAGCGACAACCTGAACGAAGTCAAAAACGAACTATCCACCCTGCAAGGTAAGTACGAACAAgtggctagccaaaatgcCCACCTGAAGAGCAGCGagaaagagcaaaaaaaactcagCCACAGGTTGAGCGacctaaaaaatataaataggGATTTGATTCGAGTTacagaaaaggagagagaattaaacgtaaaaaatgtcaacATCATAAAATCTTTGCAAGCACAAATAAAGGAACAAACGAATTTGTACAAGGAGTACACGGATGAATTGAAAGATGAAATCGAGAAGCTAAAGAGAGTGACTGAATCGGAATCGAATTCGAGTCTCTCGCAGTTGTTTaacgaaaacaaaaaattgaagttgCAAAATGAGGTGATAACTACCAAGAGTGAGACCATGTCCGCTGCCCTCGACAGCTTGACCAAGAGACTCAGCTTCATCGAGGCCAGCATTCGGGACAAGGATTACGGCCAGGAGGTCATCCGACGCGCGGATGAGTTGCAGTGA
- a CDS encoding hypothetical protein (putative), whose amino-acid sequence MFTFPCFRDKKWMKENGSNMKYPDAFLNVNFRPQFLRNYEHTVNFEERADQVIRQIKSALFRQAIYKIQNVEVVAMHECKEDRVLESITKVKGYEKIKLQSSKVLSDELWTIKRCDRKMSYWVRYYEQDQNGYSLSIMPTQVRNILGFLKYYYF is encoded by the exons ATGTTTACATTTCCCTGCTTCCGAGATAAAAAGTGGATGAAAGAAAATGGCAGTAATATGAAGTACCCGGACGCATTTCTCAATGTGAATTTCCGCCCACAGTTTTTACGAAATTACGAGCACACGGTCAACTTCGAGGAAAGGGCGGACCAGGTCATTCGCCAGATTAAGTCCGCGCTATTTCGGCAGGCCATTTATAAG ATACAAAACGTCGAAGTGGTGGCCATGCACGAGTGCAAGGAGGACAGGGTCCTGGAAAGCATAACGAAGGTTAAGGGTTACGAAAAGATAAAGTTGCAAAGCAGCAAAGTTCTTAGCGACGAATTGTGGACCATAAAAAGATGCGATAGGAAAATGTCCTACTGGGTGCGCTACTATGAACAAGACCAAAATGGCTACTCCCTGTCAATAATGCCAACCCAGGTGAGAAACATTTTGGGCTTTCTCAAGTACTATTATTTTTAG